The following coding sequences are from one Salvia hispanica cultivar TCC Black 2014 chromosome 3, UniMelb_Shisp_WGS_1.0, whole genome shotgun sequence window:
- the LOC125217062 gene encoding protein STAY-GREEN homolog, chloroplastic-like — MGSMAAALLLPSKSPLTDERNALFLHRTRRRDRKSQSIFPVARLFGPAIFEASKLKVLFLGAEKKHPGKHPRTYTLTHSDITSKLTLAISQTINNSQLQGWYNKLQRDEVVAEWKKIKGKMSLHVHCHISGGHFLLDLFSRLRYFIFCKELPVVLKAFVHGDEDLFKNYPELQESLVWVYFHSNIPEFNKVECWGPLRDASAPSHGGDALFQGNDYGSGFDTLQPCQEDCSCCFPPMSLIPWPQHAQVIDDLAAPSESLDAAQTYPSGGSS; from the exons aTGGGAAGCATGGCAGCTGCGTTGCTCCTCCCATCAAAATCTCCATTAACAGATGAAAGAAACGCTTTATTTCTGCACAGAACAAGAAGGAGAGACAGAAAGAGTCAATCCATCTTCCCT GTTGCAAGATTATTTGGGCCTGCAATATTTGAGGCATCAAAGCTCAAAGTTCTGTTTTTAGGGGCTGAGAAAAAGCATCCAGGAAAGCATCCAAGAACATACACACTTACACACAGTGACATCACTTCCAAGCTCACTCTAGCCATCTCTCAAACCATTAACAATTCTCAg TTGCAAGGATGGTACAACAAGTTACAAAGAGATGAAGTGGTGGCGGAGTGGAAGAAAATCAAAGGGAAGATGTCTCTCCACGTCCATTGTCACATTAGTGGTGGTCACTTCCTCTTAGACCTTTTCTCCAGGCTCAGatacttcattttttgcaAAGAACTTCCTGTG GTGTTGAAGGCTTTTGTGCATGGAGATGAGGACTTGTTCAAAAACTACCCGGAGCTACAAGAGTCTTTGGTTTGGGTGTATTTCCACTCCAACATTCCGGAATTCAACAAGGTCGAGTGCTGGGGCCCACTCAGGGACGCATCGGCCCCCTCCCACGGCGGGGATGCTTTATTTCAGGGCAATGATTATGGGTCGGGTTTCGATACCCTACAGCCTTGCCAAGAGGACTGCTCTTGTTGTTTTCCACCGATGAGCTTGATTCCATGGCCCCAGCATGCCCAAGTCATCGACGATCTTGCTGCCCCTTCTGAATCGCTCGATGCCGCGCAAACTTATCCATCCGGTGGTTCTTCGTGA